From the genome of Leishmania infantum JPCM5 genome chromosome 34, one region includes:
- a CDS encoding putative 1,2-Dihydroxy-3-keto-5-methylthiopentene dioxygenase: protein MEGISEEQRQREEAEIRERDRKRQQEKEEHERRLAEEKAEEERKRRDEEQLRVEEEKRKKRQEEEWKRLGSDAIQDLPPVPPPVAEEGALDMWYLDDETSQPPLSTASLKPGRKMGAPAVTMKALRELGVVLFRVSMSDFCVVRQIIKEREYKHTDEIKISQTAKDDSFLERWYQEHYTEDEQFRVVMDGSFFLDIRSKQDEWIRVHLKAGDLVVLPAGMYHRATLDEDDYVALYRGFQDAPRFVPVKRSDSRADSNQVRLAYLMSLKKGDVATQNGFL, encoded by the coding sequence ATGGAAGGCATTtcagaggagcagcgccaaCGTGAAGAGGCCGAGATTCGTGAGCGCGACCGCAAGCGCcagcaagagaaggaggaacacgagcgccgcctcgcggaggaaaaggcggaggaggagcgcaagcGTCGCGatgaggagcagctgcgcgtcgaGGAGGAAAAGCGCAAAAagcggcaggaggaggagtggaaGCGTCTCGGCTCAGATGCGATCCAGGAcctgccgccggtgccaccgccggtggcggaggagggagcgcTAGACATGTGGTACCTTGACGACGAGACGTCTCAGCCTCCGCTGAGCACCGCCAGCCTCAAACCTGGGCGAAAGATGGGCGCTCCTGCGGTCACCATGAAGGCGTTGCGGGAGTTGGGTGTGGTCCTTTTCCGCGTCAGTATGAGCGACTTCTGCGTGGTAAGGCAGATCATCAAGGAACGCGAATACAAGCACACCGACGAGATCAAAATCTCGCAGACCGCCAAGGACGACAGCTTTCTCGAGCGGTGGTATCAGGAACACTACACCGAGGACGAGCAGTTTCGCGTCGTGATGGACGGCTCCTTCTTCCTGGATATCCGGTCCAAGCAAGACGAGTGGATCCGGGTGCACCTGAAAGCAGGTGATCTTGTCGTTCTACCTGCCGGCATGTATCACCGTGCCACCCTCGATGAAGACGATTACGTGGCGCTCTATCGCGGCTTCCAAGACGCACCCCGCTTTGTACCCGTCAAGCGGTCCGACAGCCGGGCAGACTCCAACCAGGTTCGGCTGGCATACTTGATGAGTTTGAAGAAGGGCGACGTCGCCACGCAGAACGGATTTCTGTGA